The following proteins are co-located in the Microbacterium immunditiarum genome:
- a CDS encoding carboxymuconolactone decarboxylase family protein, whose amino-acid sequence MIVATPDPAKAEGRVAEKYRDDLETDGFVFSHTRAMAVNPEAEQAFEALLGAIIPSIGLRTYEIATLAAAAALKSPHCLLAHGRRTLRIEALDEDEVVSIARDVADGVLPPADVAVLRFAAKVSTDAAAMTDSDSQDLRDHGYSDRQIVDIALAAAARNYFSRALLALSVPVDEVPGLSPRVKEALLSPLTR is encoded by the coding sequence ATGATCGTCGCGACACCCGACCCCGCAAAGGCCGAAGGCCGCGTCGCCGAGAAGTACCGCGACGACCTGGAGACGGACGGCTTCGTCTTCAGTCACACGCGGGCGATGGCCGTCAACCCCGAGGCGGAGCAGGCGTTCGAGGCGCTCCTGGGCGCGATCATCCCTTCGATCGGGCTGCGCACATACGAGATCGCGACGCTCGCCGCGGCCGCGGCGCTGAAGTCGCCGCACTGCCTGCTCGCGCACGGACGCCGGACACTGCGGATCGAGGCGCTCGACGAGGACGAGGTGGTGAGCATCGCGCGCGACGTAGCCGACGGCGTGCTTCCGCCGGCCGACGTCGCGGTCCTCCGCTTCGCTGCGAAGGTGTCGACGGATGCCGCGGCCATGACCGACAGCGACAGCCAGGATCTCCGTGACCACGGCTACTCGGACCGCCAGATCGTGGACATCGCGCTCGCCGCGGCGGCGCGCAACTACTTCAGCAGGGCGCTGCTCGCGCTCTCCGTGCCCGTCGACGAGGTGCCCGGGCTCAGCCCGCGCGTGAAGGAGGCGCTCCTGTCACCGCTGACGCGGTGA
- the adhP gene encoding alcohol dehydrogenase AdhP, producing MRAAVVVAPDKPLEVRDVPIPTPGLGEVLVRVITSGVCHTDLHAARGDWPVPPKADLIPGHEGYGEVVALGDRVTSLKVGDLVGNAWLWSACGACEYCRTGWETLCEQQKNGGYGVDGSFGEYMLVDERFAARIPEGSDPVEVAPILCAGVTVYKGLKVTEVKPGEWVVISGIGGLGHVAVQYAIAMGMRVAAVDVDDDKLELAEKHGAEVVVNAAETDPVAAIQEQIGGAHGVLVTAVHPKAFAQSTGMARRRGTVVFVGLPPGDFPADIFSTVLRAITVRGSIVGTRQDMAEALDFYARGLIKPTVHVESLDDINDIFERMEEGKIDGRIVMRYADA from the coding sequence ATGCGCGCGGCCGTGGTGGTCGCCCCGGACAAGCCACTCGAGGTGCGGGACGTTCCGATCCCGACCCCTGGTCTCGGAGAGGTGCTCGTGCGCGTCATCACGAGCGGCGTGTGCCACACCGACCTGCACGCGGCGCGCGGCGACTGGCCCGTCCCGCCGAAAGCCGACCTGATCCCGGGACACGAGGGCTACGGCGAGGTCGTCGCGCTCGGCGACAGGGTGACGTCGCTCAAGGTCGGCGACCTCGTCGGCAACGCGTGGCTGTGGAGCGCGTGCGGCGCGTGCGAGTACTGCCGCACGGGCTGGGAGACGCTGTGCGAGCAGCAGAAGAACGGCGGATACGGCGTCGATGGCAGCTTCGGCGAGTACATGCTCGTCGACGAGCGGTTCGCCGCCCGCATCCCTGAGGGCTCGGACCCGGTCGAGGTCGCGCCCATCCTGTGCGCGGGCGTCACCGTCTACAAGGGGCTCAAGGTGACCGAGGTCAAGCCCGGGGAATGGGTGGTCATCTCGGGCATCGGCGGGCTCGGGCACGTCGCGGTGCAGTATGCGATCGCGATGGGCATGCGCGTTGCCGCGGTCGACGTCGACGACGACAAGCTCGAGCTGGCCGAGAAGCACGGTGCCGAGGTCGTCGTGAACGCCGCCGAGACGGATCCCGTCGCCGCGATCCAGGAGCAGATCGGCGGCGCGCACGGGGTGCTCGTGACGGCCGTGCATCCGAAGGCGTTCGCGCAGTCCACCGGAATGGCGCGCCGCCGCGGGACCGTGGTCTTCGTGGGCCTCCCGCCCGGAGACTTCCCCGCCGACATCTTCAGCACCGTTCTGCGGGCGATCACCGTGCGCGGCTCGATCGTCGGCACGAGGCAGGACATGGCGGAGGCGCTCGACTTCTACGCGCGCGGCCTCATCAAGCCGACCGTCCACGTCGAGTCGCTCGACGACATCAACGACATCTTCGAGCGCATGGAAGAGGGGAAGATCGACGGGCGCATCGTCATGCGCTATGCCGACGCGTGA
- a CDS encoding flavin reductase family protein, protein MTSAQPAARPASDFGASVPAHGPGASLSAATFKELFRGHPSGVAVITASGDDGPVALTASSVASVSVDPPLLIFSISAMSSATPAIAAADTIVVHLLDADDLDLARLGATSGVDRFADRDAWAPLPTGEPVYRDVRAWVRCAVVSRMDAGDSTIIAAQGLQATIAREAAPGEPGDALVYHNRTWHRLGEHSRIA, encoded by the coding sequence ATGACGTCTGCGCAGCCAGCAGCCCGCCCGGCATCCGACTTCGGCGCCTCCGTGCCGGCGCACGGACCGGGCGCGTCGCTGTCTGCGGCCACCTTCAAGGAGCTCTTCCGCGGCCACCCCTCGGGCGTCGCGGTCATCACGGCGAGCGGCGACGACGGTCCGGTCGCGCTCACGGCGTCGTCCGTGGCATCGGTGAGCGTCGACCCGCCGCTGCTCATCTTCTCGATCTCGGCCATGTCGTCGGCGACGCCCGCGATCGCAGCGGCCGACACGATCGTCGTGCACCTCCTCGACGCCGACGACCTCGACCTCGCGCGCCTGGGCGCCACGAGCGGCGTCGACCGGTTCGCCGACCGCGACGCGTGGGCGCCCCTGCCGACGGGCGAACCGGTCTACCGCGACGTGCGTGCGTGGGTGCGGTGCGCTGTCGTGAGCCGCATGGACGCGGGCGATTCGACCATCATCGCCGCGCAGGGGCTGCAGGCGACCATCGCGCGCGAAGCCGCTCCCGGGGAACCGGGTGACGCCCTCGTGTACCACAACCGCACATGGCACCGCCTCGGGGAGCACTCGCGCATCGCATGA
- a CDS encoding cysteine desulfurase family protein encodes MLYLDNAATTPVRREVLEAMMPFLTRWFGNPSSHHTVGEAAADALADARARVARVLGMRAGDVVFTSGGTEANNLAVKGIAIAAQQRRGARHIVTTPIEHESILESADYLARVHAFDVTHVPVDESGCLDPAAVAGALRDDTALLSFGYANNEVGTVQDVAAIAAIARERGIPVHVDAVQAAGWLPLSAADLGVDAISIAGHKIGAPKGTGALAVRGRVPLEPLLHGGGQERGRRSGTENVAGAVALATALELAEAERAEASARVCALRDAFIARVLATVPGAALTGDPVRRLPGTASFTFAGTSGEAVLLELERRGVVSSSGSACAAGSDEPSHVLVAMGVAPEVAQTAVRFTFLHDVRQPLDAVADAVAASVAAVLAY; translated from the coding sequence ATGCTCTACCTCGACAACGCCGCGACGACGCCGGTGCGGCGCGAGGTGCTCGAGGCGATGATGCCGTTCCTCACGCGCTGGTTCGGGAACCCGTCGAGCCACCACACGGTCGGCGAGGCGGCGGCCGACGCCCTCGCCGACGCGCGCGCCCGCGTCGCGCGCGTGCTCGGCATGCGCGCGGGCGACGTCGTCTTCACATCGGGCGGCACCGAGGCGAACAACCTCGCAGTGAAAGGCATCGCGATCGCGGCACAGCAGCGCCGCGGCGCGCGCCACATCGTGACCACGCCGATCGAGCACGAGTCGATCCTCGAGTCGGCGGACTACCTCGCGCGCGTGCACGCCTTCGACGTGACGCACGTTCCTGTGGACGAGAGCGGATGCCTCGACCCCGCCGCAGTCGCCGGCGCGCTGCGCGACGACACGGCACTCCTCTCGTTCGGCTACGCGAACAACGAGGTCGGCACGGTGCAGGACGTCGCGGCGATCGCGGCCATCGCGCGCGAGCGCGGCATCCCGGTGCACGTCGACGCGGTACAGGCGGCGGGATGGCTCCCGCTGTCGGCGGCCGACCTCGGGGTCGACGCCATCTCGATCGCGGGCCACAAGATCGGGGCGCCCAAGGGCACGGGCGCTCTCGCCGTGCGCGGACGCGTCCCGCTCGAGCCGCTGCTGCACGGCGGCGGACAGGAGCGCGGGCGCCGCAGCGGAACCGAGAACGTCGCGGGGGCCGTCGCCCTCGCCACCGCGCTCGAGCTCGCCGAGGCGGAGCGGGCCGAGGCATCCGCCCGCGTCTGCGCTCTTCGCGACGCCTTCATCGCGCGCGTCCTCGCGACCGTGCCCGGCGCCGCGCTCACGGGCGACCCCGTGCGGCGCCTGCCCGGCACGGCGAGCTTCACGTTCGCGGGCACGAGCGGCGAGGCGGTGCTGCTCGAGCTCGAGCGCCGCGGCGTCGTGTCGTCGAGCGGATCCGCGTGCGCGGCGGGCAGCGACGAGCCGTCGCACGTGCTCGTCGCGATGGGCGTCGCGCCCGAAGTCGCGCAGACGGCGGTGCGCTTCACGTTCTTGCACGACGTGCGACAGCCGCTCGACGCGGTCGCCGACGCCGTCGCGGCCTCGGTCGCCGCGGTGCTCGCGTACTGA
- a CDS encoding GlsB/YeaQ/YmgE family stress response membrane protein produces the protein MLWTILGLIIIGLIAGLIARAVIPGKQSMGILMTIVLGIVGSFVGGFLGFLIFGADPAGGFLQPAGIIGSIIGAIVVLGLYVLFARRRGTRSI, from the coding sequence ATGCTCTGGACCATCCTCGGTCTCATCATCATCGGCTTGATCGCCGGCCTCATCGCTCGCGCCGTCATCCCCGGCAAGCAGAGCATGGGGATCCTCATGACGATCGTGCTCGGCATCGTCGGATCGTTCGTCGGCGGCTTCCTCGGATTCCTCATCTTCGGGGCCGACCCCGCCGGCGGCTTCCTGCAGCCGGCCGGCATCATCGGCTCGATCATCGGGGCGATCGTCGTCCTCGGCCTGTACGTGCTCTTCGCGCGACGCCGCGGCACGCGCTCGATCTGA
- a CDS encoding DNA-formamidopyrimidine glycosylase family protein, translated as MPESPEVQALVDFLGERAVGRSIRDVDVVEFRIIKTRARPPASLVGDRVSAASRHGKHVDLAFDDGRHLVVSLGRHGWIAWHDDIAAAADADPPADDAPAVLARIALDDGSGFELTDAGSWVSLGAFVVDDPSEAPAIAKLGPDPADPAYSRADFDRAVVGRRKQIKAILQEQESIAGIGNAYSDEILHTAKVSPVAHAAALDADALDRLYAATVSTVRDAVAARHGVPIDQLKAAKTAAMRVHGRAGETCPVCGGEIREFSLGSTTAEYCPTCQTGGAIL; from the coding sequence ATGCCGGAATCACCGGAGGTGCAGGCGCTCGTCGACTTCCTCGGCGAGCGGGCGGTGGGGCGGAGCATCCGCGATGTCGACGTCGTCGAGTTCCGTATCATCAAGACCCGCGCGCGGCCCCCGGCGAGCCTCGTCGGCGACCGCGTCTCGGCGGCGTCGCGCCACGGCAAGCACGTCGATCTCGCGTTCGACGACGGCCGGCACCTGGTCGTGTCGCTCGGCCGCCACGGGTGGATCGCGTGGCACGACGACATCGCGGCAGCGGCCGATGCCGATCCGCCCGCGGATGACGCGCCCGCGGTGCTCGCCCGCATCGCGCTGGACGACGGCAGCGGCTTCGAGCTGACCGACGCGGGGTCGTGGGTGTCGCTCGGGGCCTTCGTCGTCGACGATCCGTCCGAGGCTCCGGCCATCGCCAAGCTCGGCCCCGATCCGGCCGATCCGGCGTACTCACGCGCCGACTTCGACCGCGCCGTCGTGGGGCGCCGCAAGCAGATCAAGGCGATCCTGCAGGAGCAGGAGTCCATCGCGGGCATCGGCAACGCCTACTCCGACGAGATCCTGCACACCGCGAAAGTGTCGCCGGTCGCCCACGCCGCGGCACTCGACGCCGACGCCCTCGACCGGCTGTACGCGGCGACCGTGTCGACCGTCCGCGACGCGGTCGCCGCGCGCCACGGCGTGCCGATCGATCAGCTCAAGGCCGCGAAGACCGCAGCGATGCGGGTGCACGGTCGCGCCGGCGAGACGTGTCCGGTGTGCGGGGGAGAGATCCGCGAGTTCTCGCTCGGCAGCACGACCGCCGAGTACTGTCCGACGTGCCAGACCGGCGGCGCGATCCTGTGA
- the nadC gene encoding carboxylating nicotinate-nucleotide diphosphorylase, translating to MLTRATIDRAVAAALEEDAPWGDLTSDALIVETAIARADLVAREEGVFSGGEVFVAAFRLTDPSIDVELIVEDGEFFRPGTVLATVTGPARGVLTAERVGLNFVQRMSGIATLTARYVAEVAHTGARIADTRKTTPGLRAFERHAVVNGGGHNHRYSLSDAVMAKDNHLAVLAQKGVSVTAAIQGAIARLPHTTHFEVEVDRLDQIEAVLAAGVDTVMLDNFSLDDLRAGVELIAGRATVEASGGVSLETVRAIAETGVDVIAVGALTHSARALDLGLDVRIEMLGG from the coding sequence ATGCTGACCCGCGCCACGATCGACCGCGCCGTCGCGGCGGCTCTCGAAGAGGACGCACCGTGGGGCGACCTCACGAGCGACGCGCTCATCGTCGAGACGGCGATCGCACGCGCCGACCTCGTGGCACGCGAAGAGGGCGTGTTCAGCGGCGGCGAGGTGTTCGTCGCGGCGTTCCGCCTCACCGATCCGTCGATCGACGTGGAGCTCATCGTCGAGGACGGCGAGTTCTTCCGCCCGGGCACCGTCCTCGCGACGGTCACCGGTCCCGCGCGCGGCGTGCTCACGGCCGAGCGCGTCGGGCTCAACTTCGTGCAGCGGATGTCGGGCATAGCGACCCTCACCGCGCGCTACGTCGCCGAGGTCGCGCACACGGGCGCGCGCATCGCCGACACGCGGAAGACCACGCCCGGCCTGCGCGCGTTCGAGCGGCACGCGGTCGTGAACGGCGGGGGTCACAACCACCGGTACTCGCTCTCGGACGCGGTCATGGCGAAGGACAACCACCTCGCGGTGCTCGCGCAGAAGGGCGTCTCGGTGACCGCGGCGATCCAGGGCGCGATCGCCCGGCTCCCCCACACCACGCACTTCGAGGTCGAGGTGGACCGGCTCGACCAGATCGAGGCGGTGCTCGCGGCGGGCGTCGACACGGTCATGCTCGACAACTTCTCGCTCGACGACCTGCGTGCGGGGGTCGAGCTCATCGCCGGCCGCGCGACGGTCGAGGCATCCGGCGGGGTGTCGCTCGAGACCGTGCGGGCCATCGCCGAGACGGGCGTCGACGTCATCGCCGTCGGGGCGCTCACCCACTCCGCGCGCGCGCTCGACCTCGGGCTCGACGTGCGCATCGAGATGCTCGGGGGCTGA
- a CDS encoding glycosyltransferase: MAADPEPVVTIVVPGFDVAEYAVEALDSLRRQTLREWIAILVDDASTDATPDLFAEAAASDPRYRVVRHETRRGLGAARNAGLDLVETPFVGFLDADDVLTERALERLVGTVSASGSDFACGAYVRLRPDGAGAYVPGDVQRWVREATSPARTATTIDQHPAASGNIVAWSKVSRTDFWRRAGLRFPEGVAYEDQLIAQRMYSLARAFDTIPDVVVRWRERADGTSITQRKNELPVLVDYLTAMREGIAVLDEGGHTAAAAARVRLILELDVPPLVRLAQVHPDDEYRRVLGDFVRGLVARAPEATTSTEIDAAALW, from the coding sequence GTGGCAGCCGATCCCGAACCCGTCGTGACCATCGTCGTCCCTGGCTTCGACGTCGCCGAGTACGCGGTCGAGGCCCTCGACTCGCTGCGCCGCCAGACGCTGCGCGAGTGGATCGCGATCCTGGTCGACGACGCGTCGACGGATGCCACACCCGACCTCTTCGCCGAGGCGGCGGCATCCGACCCGCGGTACCGGGTCGTGCGCCACGAGACGCGGCGCGGCCTCGGCGCCGCTCGCAACGCGGGACTGGACCTCGTCGAGACGCCATTCGTGGGTTTCCTCGACGCGGACGACGTGCTGACCGAGCGCGCGCTCGAACGCCTGGTCGGCACGGTCTCCGCGAGCGGCAGCGACTTCGCGTGCGGCGCGTACGTGCGGCTGCGGCCCGACGGCGCCGGAGCCTACGTGCCCGGCGACGTACAGCGGTGGGTTCGCGAGGCGACGAGCCCCGCGCGCACGGCGACGACGATCGACCAGCACCCCGCGGCATCCGGCAACATCGTCGCGTGGTCGAAGGTGAGCCGCACCGACTTCTGGCGCCGCGCCGGCCTGCGGTTCCCCGAGGGCGTCGCGTACGAGGATCAGCTCATCGCTCAGCGCATGTACTCGCTCGCGCGCGCCTTCGACACGATCCCCGACGTGGTGGTCCGCTGGCGCGAGCGCGCCGACGGCACGTCGATCACCCAGCGGAAGAACGAGCTGCCGGTGCTCGTCGACTACCTCACGGCGATGCGCGAGGGCATCGCCGTGCTCGACGAGGGCGGACACACCGCGGCGGCCGCCGCGCGCGTGCGGCTGATCCTCGAGCTGGACGTCCCTCCGCTCGTGCGGCTCGCCCAGGTGCACCCCGACGACGAGTACCGCCGGGTGCTGGGCGATTTCGTGAGAGGGCTCGTGGCGCGCGCGCCCGAGGCGACGACGTCGACCGAGATCGACGCCGCGGCACTCTGGTAG
- a CDS encoding DHA2 family efflux MFS transporter permease subunit, protein MATTDTRPGTDSIRVPEASAAAGSRGPLLAPEQSRVVWLLLAAAFVAILNETTMGVAIPHLIGDLGITAVEAQWLTTAFMLTMAVIIPITGFLLRRFTTRAAFIAAMSLFSLGTLVALLAPGYPLLVVARVIQASGTAIMMPLLMTTLMTVVPPHARGRMMGRVSVVMSLAPAIGPTLSGFLLDNLNWRWIFGVVLPIALVALAMGARWIHNLGETTRAPIDVLSVVLSALGFGGLVYGLSQIGGAGAHGATGAAARAAETLSTVSLIVSFTVGGISLALFIWRQLVLQRVDDALLDLRVFRSRNFSLSMVQIALLAMAFFGAITTLPLYMQSVLEISPFETGLTVLPGALAMGLLGPVIGRIYDRWGTRVLLIPGAFIASGMLWLYTTFDEHTSIWTIAIAQTVLSIGLALSFTPLFTASLASLTPKFYSYGSAVVGTTQQVAGAAGIALMITVLSAVTASASESGLSDAAAGAAGSRAAFLIAAILSLPMIVGAFLIRKPAESPVGAPAEH, encoded by the coding sequence ATGGCCACCACCGACACCCGACCGGGCACCGACAGCATCCGCGTGCCCGAGGCCTCCGCCGCCGCCGGCTCGCGCGGGCCGCTTCTGGCGCCCGAGCAGAGCCGCGTGGTGTGGCTGCTGCTGGCGGCCGCGTTCGTCGCGATCCTCAACGAGACCACGATGGGCGTCGCCATCCCCCACCTCATCGGCGACCTGGGCATCACGGCCGTCGAGGCCCAGTGGCTGACGACCGCGTTCATGCTGACGATGGCCGTGATCATCCCGATCACGGGCTTCCTGCTGCGTCGGTTCACGACCCGCGCCGCGTTCATCGCCGCGATGAGCCTGTTCTCGCTCGGGACGCTCGTCGCTCTGCTGGCGCCGGGGTACCCCCTGCTCGTCGTCGCGCGTGTGATCCAGGCATCCGGCACCGCCATCATGATGCCGCTGCTGATGACGACGCTCATGACCGTCGTGCCGCCGCACGCGCGCGGCCGCATGATGGGGCGCGTCAGCGTCGTGATGTCGCTCGCGCCCGCGATCGGCCCGACGCTGTCCGGCTTCCTGCTCGACAACCTCAACTGGCGCTGGATCTTCGGCGTCGTGCTGCCGATCGCCCTCGTGGCGCTTGCGATGGGCGCGCGCTGGATCCACAACCTCGGCGAGACGACCCGCGCGCCGATCGACGTGCTGTCGGTCGTGCTGTCGGCGCTGGGATTCGGCGGTCTCGTGTACGGCCTGAGCCAGATCGGCGGAGCCGGAGCACACGGGGCGACGGGTGCCGCGGCGCGCGCGGCCGAGACCCTGTCGACGGTGTCGCTCATCGTCTCGTTCACGGTCGGCGGCATCTCGCTCGCCCTCTTCATCTGGCGCCAGCTCGTGCTGCAGCGCGTCGACGACGCCCTGCTCGACCTGCGCGTGTTCCGCTCGCGCAACTTCTCGCTCTCGATGGTGCAGATCGCGCTGCTGGCGATGGCCTTCTTCGGCGCGATCACGACGCTGCCGCTCTACATGCAGAGCGTCCTCGAGATCTCGCCCTTCGAGACGGGCCTCACGGTGCTGCCGGGTGCGCTCGCGATGGGCCTCCTCGGCCCGGTGATCGGCCGCATCTACGACCGGTGGGGCACGCGCGTGCTCCTCATCCCGGGTGCGTTCATCGCGAGCGGCATGCTGTGGCTGTACACGACGTTCGACGAGCACACTTCGATCTGGACGATCGCGATCGCCCAGACGGTGCTCTCGATCGGTCTGGCGCTTTCGTTCACGCCGCTGTTCACGGCGTCGCTCGCATCGCTGACGCCGAAGTTCTACTCGTACGGCTCAGCGGTCGTGGGCACGACCCAGCAGGTCGCCGGTGCGGCCGGCATCGCACTCATGATCACGGTCCTGTCGGCGGTCACCGCGTCCGCGAGCGAATCCGGATTGTCGGATGCCGCCGCCGGCGCCGCCGGATCGAGGGCCGCATTCCTCATCGCCGCGATCCTGTCTCTGCCGATGATCGTGGGCGCGTTCCTCATCCGCAAGCCCGCCGAGTCGCCGGTCGGAGCGCCCGCCGAGCACTGA
- a CDS encoding bleomycin resistance protein, whose protein sequence is MAERTVPILLSRDLAETLEFYRALGFENRGATPEEWNYLILGRGSAELHFSGDPSVDPFRTASMCYLYVDDADAVFREWEGVVVADPSTGSRMTGIADTDYGMREFAVVDRSGNLVRVGSPMATDA, encoded by the coding sequence ATGGCTGAACGCACGGTGCCGATCCTGCTCAGTCGCGACCTCGCGGAGACGCTCGAGTTCTATCGAGCGCTCGGCTTCGAGAACCGCGGCGCGACGCCCGAGGAGTGGAACTACCTCATCCTCGGACGCGGCAGCGCGGAGCTACACTTCTCCGGTGACCCATCCGTCGATCCCTTCCGCACCGCGTCCATGTGCTACCTCTACGTGGACGACGCCGACGCGGTGTTCCGGGAGTGGGAGGGCGTGGTCGTCGCCGACCCGTCGACGGGCAGCCGGATGACGGGCATCGCCGACACGGACTACGGCATGCGCGAGTTCGCCGTCGTCGATCGCAGCGGCAATCTCGTGCGGGTGGGAAGCCCGATGGCGACGGATGCCTGA
- a CDS encoding ABC transporter ATP-binding protein, whose amino-acid sequence MGGRGGGGGGPSFRGVDIEAQKKLNAEAPKITHLGRRVVSLFRPYLGRLTFTALLVVVGAGVAVIPPLIVQRIFDDALFPVDGSPPDVPLLWRLVAIMIALFLLSAALGVVQTWLTSTVGNRVTGDLRIRLFDHLQAMELAFFTRTKTGVIQSRLQNDVGGVSGVLTNTVTSILGNLVTVIASLVAMIIIDWRLTIIAVVLMPFLIIVQRRVGQVRARIAGETQESLSELTSITQETLSVSGILLSKAFNRQGTESGRYREENANQVRLQVRRAMSGQGFFAVVQVLMASVPAIIYLVSGYLVTGGVDTITAGTIVAFTTVQARLLMPLMGLMRVALDLQTSAALFARIFEYLDLVPAIRDAPDAIGAAEAPGPLGRIEFRDVVFRYPDAAPGTRPTLDGVSFVAEPGQHVAFVGPSGAGKTTILYLTPRLYEASGGVVMFAGADVRRLRHESIIDNVGIVSQETYLFHATIRENLRYAKPDATDAELEAACRAANIHHVISSFEHGYDTVVGERGYRLSGGEKQRIAIARVLLKDPPVLLLDEATSALDTVSERVVQEALDAAARGRTTLSIAHRLSTVIGADVIHVVEAGRIVESGRHSELIARGGLYSELAAEQLAASRILEAEEAQPLAGHPERRADRPPDDVRLVLDDASDARPWVPLGDEY is encoded by the coding sequence ATGGGCGGGCGCGGCGGGGGCGGGGGCGGTCCCTCGTTCCGCGGCGTCGACATCGAGGCGCAGAAGAAGCTCAACGCCGAGGCGCCGAAGATCACGCACCTCGGGCGCCGGGTCGTGTCGCTGTTCCGCCCGTACCTCGGGCGCCTCACCTTCACCGCCCTGCTGGTCGTCGTGGGCGCCGGGGTCGCCGTCATCCCGCCGCTCATCGTGCAGCGCATCTTCGACGACGCGCTGTTCCCCGTCGACGGATCTCCTCCCGACGTCCCGCTGCTGTGGCGGCTGGTGGCGATCATGATCGCGCTCTTCCTGCTGTCGGCGGCGCTCGGCGTCGTGCAGACGTGGCTCACGTCGACCGTCGGAAATCGTGTGACCGGCGACCTCCGCATCCGCCTCTTCGACCACCTGCAGGCGATGGAGCTCGCGTTCTTCACGCGCACGAAGACGGGTGTCATCCAGTCGCGTCTGCAGAACGACGTCGGCGGCGTCTCGGGCGTTCTCACGAACACCGTCACGAGCATCCTCGGCAACCTCGTGACGGTCATCGCGTCGCTCGTCGCGATGATCATCATCGACTGGCGGCTGACGATCATCGCCGTGGTCCTAATGCCGTTCCTCATCATCGTGCAGCGGCGCGTCGGGCAGGTGCGCGCCCGCATCGCGGGCGAGACGCAGGAGTCGCTGTCGGAGCTCACCTCCATCACGCAGGAGACGCTGAGCGTGTCGGGCATCCTCCTGTCGAAGGCGTTCAACCGCCAGGGCACCGAGTCGGGCCGCTACCGCGAGGAGAACGCGAACCAGGTGCGGCTGCAGGTGCGGCGCGCGATGAGCGGTCAGGGCTTCTTCGCGGTCGTCCAAGTGCTCATGGCGAGCGTGCCGGCGATCATCTACCTCGTGTCGGGCTACCTCGTGACCGGCGGCGTCGACACGATCACGGCGGGCACGATCGTCGCGTTCACGACCGTGCAGGCGCGGCTGCTCATGCCCCTCATGGGGCTCATGCGCGTCGCGCTCGACCTGCAGACGTCGGCGGCCCTGTTCGCCCGCATCTTCGAGTACCTCGACCTCGTGCCCGCGATCCGCGACGCCCCCGACGCGATCGGCGCGGCAGAGGCGCCCGGTCCGCTGGGGCGCATCGAGTTCCGCGACGTGGTCTTCCGGTATCCGGATGCCGCACCGGGCACGCGCCCGACCCTCGACGGCGTCTCGTTCGTGGCAGAGCCCGGGCAGCACGTCGCGTTCGTCGGCCCGTCGGGCGCGGGCAAGACGACGATCCTCTACCTCACGCCGCGGCTCTACGAGGCATCCGGCGGCGTGGTCATGTTCGCCGGCGCCGACGTGCGCCGTCTGCGGCACGAGTCGATCATCGACAACGTCGGGATCGTCTCGCAGGAGACGTATCTGTTCCACGCGACGATCCGCGAGAACCTGCGCTACGCGAAGCCCGATGCGACGGACGCCGAGCTCGAGGCGGCGTGCCGTGCGGCGAACATCCACCACGTCATCTCGAGCTTCGAGCACGGCTACGACACCGTCGTCGGCGAGCGCGGGTACCGCCTCTCAGGCGGCGAGAAGCAGCGCATCGCGATCGCGCGCGTGCTGCTCAAGGACCCGCCCGTGCTGCTGCTCGACGAGGCGACGTCCGCTCTCGACACGGTGTCGGAGCGCGTCGTGCAGGAGGCGCTCGATGCCGCCGCGCGCGGACGCACGACGCTGTCGATCGCGCACCGGCTGTCGACCGTCATCGGGGCGGACGTCATCCACGTGGTCGAGGCCGGACGCATCGTCGAGTCCGGCAGGCATTCCGAGCTCATCGCGCGGGGCGGCCTGTACTCCGAGCTCGCCGCCGAGCAGCTCGCAGCCTCGCGCATCCTCGAGGCCGAGGAGGCGCAGCCGCTGGCGGGGCATCCGGAGCGTCGTGCCGACCGGCCGCCCGACGACGTCCGGCTCGTCCTCGACGACGCGTCGGACGCGCGGCCCTGGGTGCCCCTCGGCGACGAGTACTGA